In one Streptomyces sp. NBC_01241 genomic region, the following are encoded:
- the mltG gene encoding endolytic transglycosylase MltG → MTEYGRGPGSEPWHPEDPLYGDQGWGGQQPVHGQNQYGGQQQPYPQDPYAQQQPQDPYAQQQPQDPYAQQQPQDPYAQQQPQDPYAQQQPQDPYAQQQPQDPYAQQQPQQQPQQQQQDPYAQQDPYAQQDPYAQQQPAYGVPQDPYAQQQPQQPQQPQQPQYNNGGWDTGQQSAGMPYDPQSADQYGGRQDGYGETHDYYGTPEAYPPPQPPGRRQAVPEQPPAQSPDWDPEVQPEETHPFFTGADDGGDKDDEYDDDPRESRRGDRGGNERRGKGKKKSRSGCACLVVSVVLVSGLGGVGYLGYSYWQDKFGAAPDYTGTGTGDVEVEVEKGALGYDIGNILKQKGVVKSVDAFVSAQNDNPKGKSIQAGVYLLHEKMSAAEALKMMLDPKSQNLLIIPEGTPNRVVYASIDKRLGVKSGTTSGVAKKQSGSLGLPDWANDHPDTLDPLEGFLYPAAYPVTKGMKPEAVLKKMVSRANEEYDKVDLDGNAEKLGLKSPWQLITVASLVQAEGKYKHDFDKVSRVIYNRLKPNNTETNGLLDFDSTVNYAKKQSTLDIGAVSDLRKFKNPYNTYYIHGLPPGPINNPGDAALQSAIKPTPGPWYYFVSVTEDKTVFSVTNAEHERNRRKYEQEKSGQ, encoded by the coding sequence ATGACTGAGTATGGCCGGGGCCCCGGCTCCGAACCGTGGCATCCCGAGGACCCCTTGTACGGGGACCAGGGATGGGGAGGACAGCAGCCTGTCCACGGCCAGAACCAGTACGGCGGCCAGCAGCAGCCCTACCCGCAGGACCCTTACGCGCAGCAGCAGCCGCAGGACCCTTACGCGCAGCAGCAGCCGCAGGACCCGTACGCGCAGCAGCAGCCGCAGGACCCGTACGCGCAGCAGCAGCCGCAGGACCCGTACGCGCAGCAGCAGCCGCAGGACCCGTACGCGCAGCAGCAGCCGCAGGACCCGTACGCGCAGCAGCAGCCGCAGCAGCAGCCGCAGCAGCAGCAGCAGGACCCGTACGCACAGCAGGATCCGTACGCACAGCAGGATCCGTACGCGCAGCAGCAGCCCGCGTACGGAGTCCCGCAGGACCCGTACGCGCAGCAGCAGCCCCAACAGCCCCAGCAACCCCAGCAGCCCCAGTACAACAACGGTGGCTGGGACACCGGGCAGCAGTCCGCCGGGATGCCTTACGACCCCCAGTCGGCCGACCAGTACGGCGGCCGGCAGGACGGTTACGGCGAGACGCACGACTACTACGGCACGCCGGAGGCCTACCCGCCGCCGCAGCCCCCGGGCCGTCGGCAGGCCGTCCCCGAGCAGCCCCCCGCGCAGAGTCCCGACTGGGACCCGGAGGTCCAGCCGGAGGAGACCCACCCCTTCTTCACGGGCGCGGACGACGGGGGCGACAAGGACGACGAGTACGACGACGATCCGCGTGAGTCACGCCGCGGCGATCGCGGCGGCAACGAACGCCGGGGCAAGGGCAAGAAGAAGAGCCGCAGCGGCTGCGCCTGCCTGGTCGTCTCGGTGGTCCTGGTCAGCGGCCTCGGGGGAGTGGGCTACCTCGGATACTCGTACTGGCAGGACAAATTCGGCGCGGCGCCCGACTACACCGGAACGGGCACCGGCGATGTCGAGGTCGAGGTCGAGAAGGGCGCCTTGGGCTACGACATCGGCAACATCCTGAAACAGAAGGGTGTCGTCAAGAGCGTCGACGCGTTCGTCTCCGCGCAGAACGACAACCCCAAGGGCAAGTCCATCCAGGCAGGCGTCTATCTGCTTCACGAGAAGATGTCCGCGGCCGAGGCCCTGAAGATGATGCTCGACCCGAAGAGCCAGAATCTTCTGATCATTCCCGAGGGCACACCCAACCGCGTCGTCTACGCCTCGATCGACAAGAGGCTGGGTGTCAAGAGCGGGACGACCAGCGGGGTCGCCAAGAAACAGTCGGGCAGCCTGGGTCTGCCGGACTGGGCCAACGATCACCCGGACACCCTCGATCCTCTGGAAGGGTTCCTCTACCCGGCGGCCTACCCGGTCACCAAGGGCATGAAGCCGGAGGCCGTCCTGAAGAAGATGGTCTCCCGTGCCAACGAGGAGTACGACAAGGTCGACCTGGATGGCAACGCCGAGAAGCTGGGTCTCAAGAGCCCTTGGCAGTTGATCACGGTCGCCAGCCTCGTCCAGGCCGAGGGCAAGTACAAGCACGACTTCGACAAGGTCTCGCGCGTCATCTACAACCGGCTCAAGCCCAACAACACCGAGACCAATGGCCTGCTCGACTTCGACTCCACCGTCAATTACGCGAAGAAGCAGAGCACACTCGATATAGGCGCAGTGTCGGACCTACGGAAGTTCAAGAACCCGTACAACACGTATTACATCCACGGTTTGCCGCCGGGCCCGATCAACAACCCCGGTGATGCCGCGCTGCAGTCGGCGATCAAGCCCACTCCCGGCCCCTGGTATTACTTCGTGTCGGTGACTGAGGACAAGACGGTGTTCTCGGTGACCAACGCAGAGCACGAGCGGAATCGCAGGAAATACGAACAGGAGAAGTCGGGCCAGTGA
- the ruvX gene encoding Holliday junction resolvase RuvX, with amino-acid sequence MTTGMTQMRRGRRLAIDVGDARIGVASCDPDGILATPVETVPGRDVPAAHRRLGQIVQEYEPIEIIIGLPRSLGGGEGPAAAKVRGFAQEVARSVAPIPVRLVDERMTTVTASQGLRASGVKSKKGRSVIDQAAAVVILQNALESERSSGKPPGEGVEVVV; translated from the coding sequence GTGACGACGGGGATGACGCAGATGCGCCGCGGCCGTCGGCTCGCGATCGATGTCGGGGACGCCCGGATCGGGGTCGCCTCGTGCGACCCCGACGGAATCCTCGCGACGCCGGTGGAGACCGTTCCGGGGCGCGATGTCCCGGCGGCCCACCGGCGGCTCGGACAGATCGTCCAGGAATACGAGCCGATCGAGATCATCATCGGCCTGCCGCGGTCCCTCGGCGGCGGTGAAGGCCCCGCCGCCGCCAAGGTCCGCGGCTTCGCCCAGGAGGTCGCCCGCTCGGTCGCACCCATTCCGGTGCGACTGGTGGACGAGAGGATGACCACAGTGACGGCCAGTCAAGGACTGCGCGCCTCGGGCGTGAAGTCCAAGAAAGGCCGTTCCGTCATCGATCAGGCTGCCGCTGTGGTGATCCTCCAAAACGCTCTGGAGTCCGAACGGTCCTCCGGTAAACCCCCGGGCGAAGGCGTCGAAGTGGTTGTCTGA
- the alaS gene encoding alanine--tRNA ligase, with protein sequence MESAEIRRRWLSFFEERGHTVVPSASLIADDPTLLLVPAGMVPFKPYFLGEVKPPAPRVTSVQKCVRTPDIEEVGKTTRHGTFFQMCGNFSFGDYFKEGAISYAWEALTSPVADGGFGLDPERLWITVYLDDDEAEQIWRDKIGVPAERIQRLGKKDNFWSMGVPGPCGPCSEINYDRGPEFGVEGGPAVNDERYVEIWNLVFMQYERGAGDGKEDFPILGDLPSKNIDTGLGLERLAMILQGVQNMYETDTLRVVMDKATELTGVQYGADHGSDVSLRVVADHIRTSAMLIGDGVTPGNEGRGYVLRRIMRRAIRNMRLMGATGPVVKDLVDVVIDTMGQQYPELITDRKRIETVALAEEAAFLKALKGGTNILDTAVTETKAAGGKVLAGDKAFLLHDTWGFPIDLTLEMAAEQGLAVDEDGFRRLMKEQRERAKADAKAKKTGHADLSAYREVADNSGITEFTGYTATEGESRIVGLLVDGVPSPAATEGDEVEVVLDRTPFYAEGGGQLADQGRIRLDSGAVIQVRDVQQPVPGVSVHKGSVQVGEVTVGACVHAAIDTTRRRAIARAHSATHLTHQALRDALGPTAAQAGSENSPGRFRFDFGSPAAVPGTVLTDVEQKINEVLARELDVQAEVMSIDEAKKQGAIAEFGEKYGERVRVVTIGDFSKELCGGTHVHNTAQLGLVKLLGESSIGSGVRRIEALVGVDAYNFLAREHTVVAQLQELVKGRSEELPEKIAGMLGKLKDAEKEIEKFRAEKVLQAAAGLADSARDVRGVALVTGQVPDGTSADDLRRLVLDVRGRIQGGRPAVVALFATANGRPLTVIATNEAARERGLKAGDLVRTAAKTLGGGGGGKPDVAQGGGQNPEAIGAAVAAVERLVTETA encoded by the coding sequence ATGGAGTCGGCTGAAATTCGTCGCCGCTGGCTGAGCTTCTTCGAGGAGCGCGGTCACACCGTCGTCCCTTCGGCGTCGCTCATCGCGGACGACCCGACTCTGCTGCTGGTCCCCGCGGGCATGGTCCCCTTCAAGCCGTACTTCCTCGGCGAGGTCAAGCCGCCCGCCCCGCGCGTCACCAGCGTGCAGAAGTGTGTCCGTACGCCGGACATCGAGGAGGTCGGCAAGACCACCCGGCACGGCACGTTCTTCCAGATGTGCGGCAACTTCTCCTTCGGTGACTACTTCAAGGAAGGCGCCATCAGCTACGCCTGGGAGGCTCTGACGAGCCCTGTGGCGGACGGCGGCTTCGGTCTCGACCCCGAGCGGCTGTGGATCACGGTCTATCTGGACGACGACGAGGCCGAGCAGATCTGGCGCGACAAGATCGGCGTACCGGCCGAGCGCATCCAGCGTCTGGGCAAGAAGGACAACTTCTGGTCCATGGGCGTCCCCGGCCCCTGTGGCCCCTGCTCCGAGATCAACTACGACCGCGGCCCCGAGTTCGGTGTCGAGGGCGGCCCGGCCGTCAACGACGAGCGTTACGTGGAGATCTGGAACCTGGTCTTCATGCAGTACGAGCGGGGCGCCGGTGACGGCAAGGAGGACTTCCCGATCCTCGGTGACCTGCCGTCGAAGAACATCGACACGGGTCTGGGCCTGGAACGCCTCGCCATGATCCTGCAGGGCGTACAGAACATGTACGAGACCGACACCCTGCGTGTCGTCATGGACAAGGCCACCGAGCTGACCGGTGTCCAGTACGGCGCCGACCACGGTTCGGACGTCTCGCTCCGCGTGGTCGCCGACCACATCCGTACCTCCGCGATGCTCATCGGCGACGGCGTCACCCCCGGCAACGAGGGCCGCGGCTATGTGCTGCGCCGCATCATGCGCCGTGCCATCCGCAACATGCGTCTGATGGGAGCCACCGGACCCGTCGTCAAGGACCTGGTCGACGTCGTGATCGACACGATGGGGCAGCAGTACCCGGAGCTGATCACCGACCGCAAGCGCATCGAGACCGTCGCCCTCGCCGAAGAGGCCGCCTTCCTCAAGGCGCTCAAGGGCGGCACCAACATCCTCGACACCGCCGTCACCGAGACCAAGGCCGCCGGCGGCAAGGTGCTCGCCGGCGACAAGGCGTTCCTGCTCCACGACACCTGGGGCTTCCCGATCGACCTCACCCTGGAGATGGCTGCCGAACAGGGCCTCGCCGTGGACGAGGACGGCTTCCGTCGCCTGATGAAGGAACAGCGGGAGCGCGCCAAGGCCGACGCCAAGGCCAAGAAGACGGGCCACGCCGACCTGTCCGCCTACCGCGAGGTCGCCGACAACTCCGGCATCACCGAGTTCACCGGCTACACCGCCACCGAGGGCGAGTCGAGGATCGTCGGTCTGCTTGTCGACGGCGTGCCCTCGCCCGCCGCCACCGAGGGCGACGAGGTCGAAGTCGTCCTGGACCGCACCCCGTTCTACGCCGAGGGCGGCGGCCAGCTCGCCGACCAGGGCCGGATCCGGCTCGACAGCGGCGCCGTCATCCAGGTCCGCGACGTCCAGCAGCCCGTCCCGGGCGTCTCCGTCCACAAGGGTTCGGTGCAGGTCGGCGAGGTAACCGTCGGCGCCTGTGTCCACGCCGCCATCGACACCACCCGTCGCCGCGCCATCGCCCGCGCCCACAGCGCCACGCACCTCACGCACCAGGCGCTGCGCGACGCACTGGGCCCGACGGCCGCCCAGGCCGGTTCGGAGAACTCGCCGGGCCGCTTCCGTTTCGACTTCGGTTCGCCCGCCGCCGTACCCGGCACGGTCCTCACCGATGTCGAGCAGAAGATCAACGAGGTCCTCGCCCGCGAACTCGACGTCCAGGCCGAGGTCATGTCGATCGACGAGGCCAAGAAGCAGGGTGCCATCGCCGAGTTCGGCGAGAAGTACGGCGAGCGGGTCCGGGTCGTCACCATCGGCGACTTCTCCAAGGAGCTCTGCGGTGGTACGCACGTCCACAACACCGCCCAGCTGGGCCTGGTGAAGCTGCTCGGCGAGTCGTCGATCGGCTCCGGTGTGCGCCGCATCGAGGCCCTCGTCGGTGTCGACGCGTACAACTTCCTCGCCAGGGAGCACACGGTCGTCGCCCAGCTCCAGGAGCTCGTCAAGGGCCGTTCCGAGGAGCTCCCGGAGAAGATCGCCGGAATGCTCGGCAAGCTGAAGGACGCCGAGAAGGAGATCGAGAAGTTCCGCGCGGAGAAGGTCCTCCAGGCCGCCGCCGGACTGGCCGACTCCGCCAGGGACGTACGGGGTGTCGCCCTCGTCACCGGTCAGGTGCCCGACGGCACCTCGGCCGACGACCTGCGCAGGCTCGTCCTCGACGTCCGTGGTCGCATCCAGGGTGGCCGCCCGGCTGTCGTGGCCCTGTTCGCCACCGCCAACGGCCGCCCGCTGACCGTGATCGCCACCAACGAGGCCGCCCGCGAGCGCGGACTCAAGGCCGGCGACCTGGTCCGTACGGCTGCCAAGACGCTCGGTGGCGGTGGCGGCGGCAAGCCGGACGTCGCCCAGGGCGGCGGCCAGAACCCCGAGGCCATCGGCGCCGCCGTGGCCGCTGTCGAACGCCTCGTCACCGAGACGGCGTGA
- a CDS encoding DUF6167 family protein, whose protein sequence is MFRRTFWFTAGAAAGVWATTKVNRKLKQLTPESLAAQAADKAIETGHKLKDFALDVRESMARREAELGEALGLEAPVDPELPVRRHFAVEAAETVGPDRPLEGTHYRTLPYNSYNRNEDH, encoded by the coding sequence ATGTTCCGCCGTACGTTCTGGTTCACCGCCGGCGCCGCCGCCGGGGTCTGGGCCACCACCAAGGTCAACCGCAAGCTCAAGCAGCTGACCCCCGAGAGCCTCGCGGCGCAGGCCGCCGACAAGGCGATCGAGACCGGTCACAAGCTCAAGGACTTCGCTCTCGACGTCCGTGAGTCCATGGCCCGGCGCGAGGCCGAACTGGGCGAGGCGCTGGGCCTGGAGGCACCGGTCGACCCCGAGCTCCCCGTACGGCGCCACTTCGCCGTCGAGGCGGCCGAGACCGTCGGACCGGACCGGCCGCTCGAAGGCACCCACTACCGCACGCTCCCCTACAACTCGTACAACCGGAATGAGGACCACTGA
- a CDS encoding DUF948 domain-containing protein, whose translation MAGILVAVFWAILVSFLAVVLVRLAQTLRATTKLVADVTEQAVPLLADASATVRSAQTQLDKVDAIATDVQEVTSNASALSTTVASTFGGPLVKVAAFGYGVRQAIGRKTSPEPEPARRPSRRTVLVGRTVPSARGRKRGGRNSRGSKD comes from the coding sequence GTGGCCGGGATTCTGGTAGCCGTCTTCTGGGCGATCCTGGTTTCGTTCCTCGCCGTCGTACTGGTGAGGCTGGCCCAGACGCTCAGGGCGACCACCAAGCTCGTGGCGGACGTGACCGAGCAGGCGGTCCCGCTGCTTGCCGACGCCTCCGCCACCGTGCGCTCCGCGCAGACCCAGCTCGACAAGGTCGACGCCATCGCCACGGACGTCCAGGAAGTCACCTCGAACGCCTCGGCGCTCTCCACCACCGTCGCCTCGACCTTCGGCGGCCCGCTCGTCAAGGTCGCCGCGTTCGGTTACGGGGTGCGCCAGGCCATCGGCCGCAAGACCAGTCCAGAACCGGAACCTGCGCGCCGGCCGTCCCGTCGTACGGTGCTTGTCGGCCGTACCGTGCCGTCCGCACGCGGCAGGAAGCGCGGCGGCAGAAACTCCCGCGGATCGAAGGACTGA
- a CDS encoding ATP-binding protein — protein MRRPQHPFPSPHDPGCSGAVPGNLPAELNRFVGREDELAGLGQLLNESRLVTLVGVGGVGKTRCATRIAALTEKRYCDGVRMVELSAIHDAGLLEHALIDALGLTDHTSRPPRTTLLEHLAGRQLLLVIDGFEHLVDACAELVRELLRRAPRLRVLAAGRLPLELDGELTFPLTPMTDEDAMLLFAERAAAVRPEFRLTDGNRAAARELCRRLDGIPLALELAAGRLRALSTEQVLQRLDDRFRLLTGTSRSALARHQTLRTAIGWSHELCAPEQRLLWARLSVFAGQFDLEAVEYICSGADLPADSVLDVLTGLLTQSVVVREDSASGTRYRMLDTVREYGAEWLAATGDTDRLRRRHRDWFLGLATWCELDWFSPRQGEVAARVESELPNLRRAMEYSLESPGETHLAQYLAGTLWFLWVGCGRLSEGRHWLDHVLAEEAPYDSSRLKALWVLGHVAALQGDPVGAIAALQECRDEADRAGDATALAYAVHRTGCLALVTDDVVRAQELLAEALGRYREIGELNSNVLMARIELAMAIGFHGDLDGAATICEEVREVCEDHGEQWALSYALYVLAYAALQRGRPDRARDLLGESLAIGHAFHDLLGSVLALELLALATAVEGDAAEAAVLQGAADRIWPSVGLPLFGSAYYGQPRARCEELARRELGDGPYESGLRAGGRLDLDAAVARALASGPADRPRTPSRSPGPPTGSGRTRRPAASRTTGRGGPERW, from the coding sequence ATGCGACGCCCCCAGCACCCCTTTCCGTCCCCCCACGATCCGGGTTGTTCCGGAGCCGTCCCCGGCAATCTGCCCGCGGAGCTGAACAGATTCGTCGGGCGGGAGGATGAACTGGCCGGTCTCGGCCAACTGCTGAACGAGTCGAGGCTCGTCACCCTGGTCGGGGTGGGCGGAGTGGGCAAGACCCGCTGCGCCACCAGGATCGCGGCGCTCACGGAGAAACGGTACTGCGACGGTGTCCGCATGGTGGAGCTGTCCGCCATCCACGACGCCGGGCTGCTGGAACACGCGTTGATCGACGCCCTCGGACTCACCGATCACACCAGCAGACCGCCGCGCACGACACTCCTCGAACACCTTGCCGGACGCCAACTCCTCCTGGTGATCGACGGTTTCGAGCATCTCGTCGACGCCTGCGCCGAACTCGTACGTGAACTGCTGCGCCGGGCCCCGCGACTACGGGTGCTGGCCGCCGGGCGGCTGCCCCTGGAGCTGGACGGCGAGCTCACCTTCCCGCTCACGCCGATGACGGACGAGGACGCGATGCTGCTCTTCGCGGAGCGGGCCGCCGCGGTGCGGCCGGAGTTCCGGCTGACCGACGGTAATCGCGCGGCGGCGCGGGAGCTGTGCCGTCGGCTGGACGGGATCCCACTCGCGCTGGAACTGGCCGCAGGCCGGCTGCGCGCCCTCTCCACCGAGCAGGTGCTGCAGCGCCTGGACGACCGCTTCCGCCTGCTGACCGGCACCAGCCGCAGCGCCCTGGCGCGTCACCAGACGCTCCGTACGGCCATCGGCTGGAGCCATGAACTCTGCGCTCCGGAGCAGCGACTGCTCTGGGCGCGGCTCTCGGTGTTCGCCGGGCAGTTCGATCTGGAGGCCGTCGAGTACATCTGCAGCGGCGCCGATCTGCCGGCCGATTCGGTGCTCGACGTGCTCACCGGACTGCTCACGCAGTCCGTCGTCGTACGGGAGGACTCGGCGTCCGGCACCCGCTACCGGATGCTGGACACGGTGCGGGAGTACGGCGCCGAGTGGCTGGCGGCCACCGGTGACACGGACCGGCTGCGACGTCGCCACCGGGACTGGTTCCTGGGTCTTGCCACCTGGTGCGAGCTCGACTGGTTCAGCCCGCGGCAGGGCGAGGTGGCCGCGCGGGTGGAGAGCGAGCTGCCGAATCTGCGGCGGGCGATGGAGTATTCGCTGGAGAGCCCGGGCGAAACGCATCTCGCGCAGTATCTGGCGGGCACCCTCTGGTTCCTCTGGGTGGGCTGCGGACGCCTCTCGGAGGGCCGGCACTGGCTGGACCATGTGCTGGCGGAGGAGGCGCCGTACGACTCCTCGCGGCTCAAGGCGTTGTGGGTGCTCGGGCATGTGGCCGCCCTGCAGGGCGACCCGGTCGGCGCGATCGCCGCGTTGCAGGAGTGCCGGGACGAGGCGGACCGGGCCGGGGACGCCACGGCGCTCGCGTACGCGGTGCACCGGACGGGGTGTCTGGCGCTGGTCACGGACGACGTGGTCAGGGCGCAGGAGCTGCTGGCCGAGGCGCTCGGCCGCTACCGGGAGATCGGCGAGCTGAACAGCAATGTGCTGATGGCCCGGATCGAGCTGGCGATGGCGATCGGGTTCCACGGCGATCTGGACGGCGCGGCCACGATCTGTGAGGAGGTCAGGGAGGTCTGCGAGGACCACGGGGAGCAGTGGGCCCTCTCGTACGCGCTGTACGTACTGGCCTACGCGGCGCTGCAACGGGGCCGGCCCGACCGGGCCCGGGACCTGCTCGGGGAGTCCCTCGCGATCGGCCACGCCTTCCACGATCTGCTCGGCTCGGTGCTCGCCCTGGAGCTGCTGGCCCTGGCCACGGCGGTCGAGGGGGACGCGGCGGAGGCGGCGGTGCTGCAGGGGGCCGCCGACCGGATCTGGCCGTCGGTGGGACTGCCGCTGTTCGGTTCGGCGTACTACGGGCAGCCCCGGGCCCGGTGCGAGGAGCTGGCCCGCCGGGAGCTGGGCGACGGTCCCTACGAATCGGGGCTGCGTGCGGGCGGGCGGCTCGATCTGGACGCGGCGGTGGCCAGGGCGCTGGCGAGCGGGCCCGCGGACCGGCCGCGGACGCCGTCGCGTTCTCCCGGGCCGCCGACGGGTTCCGGGAGAACACGACGGCCCGCCGCCTCCCGTACGACAGGGAGGGGCGGGCCGGAGCGCTGGTGA
- the rpsD gene encoding 30S ribosomal protein S4 translates to MPNQSRPKVKKSRALGIALTPKAVKYFEARPYPPGEHGRGRKQNSDYKVRLLEKQRLRAQYDISERQMARAYDRAKKAEGKTGEALVVELERRLDALVLRSGIARTIYQARQMVVHGHIEVDGRKVDKPSFRVRPDNIVMVRERSRDKHPFQVAREGGYAPAGETPRYLQVNLKALAFRLDRDPNRKEIPVICDEQLVVEYYAR, encoded by the coding sequence GTGCCTAACCAGTCGCGTCCCAAGGTCAAGAAGAGCCGCGCGCTCGGCATTGCGCTGACGCCGAAGGCCGTCAAGTACTTCGAGGCCCGCCCCTACCCGCCGGGCGAGCACGGCCGTGGTCGCAAGCAGAACTCGGACTACAAGGTCCGTCTGCTGGAGAAGCAGCGCCTGCGTGCCCAGTACGACATCAGCGAGCGCCAGATGGCGCGTGCCTACGACCGTGCCAAGAAGGCCGAGGGCAAGACGGGCGAGGCGCTGGTCGTCGAGCTCGAGCGTCGTCTCGACGCCCTGGTTCTGCGTTCGGGCATCGCCCGCACCATCTACCAGGCCCGCCAGATGGTCGTGCACGGTCACATCGAGGTCGACGGCCGCAAGGTCGACAAGCCGTCCTTCCGTGTCCGTCCCGACAACATCGTGATGGTCCGCGAGCGCAGCCGCGACAAGCACCCCTTCCAGGTTGCCCGCGAGGGTGGTTACGCCCCCGCCGGCGAGACCCCGCGCTACCTGCAGGTGAACCTGAAGGCCCTGGCCTTCCGCCTTGACCGGGACCCGAACCGCAAGGAAATCCCCGTGATCTGCGACGAGCAGCTCGTCGTCGAGTACTACGCCCGCTGA
- a CDS encoding DUF2470 domain-containing protein, with protein sequence MPSAAERTRTLVHSTCSAVLLVPGPYGADPGQPMVSTRSVGPDGDLFLELPVDSPAVRAATHAEGDGPSAVLEITDVAPVSLPHRIRGRARLSGRLTAVPGVPGPGRMTLRLATGEAYVDDLWGAEAVGPEEFRDAAPDPLVGHEAELLQHLHAAHGEQLGALCGLLGERSARRCATHRPSVVPLALDRYGLRVRVCEDRRRCFDARFEFPEPVRDISELRHAMHRLFEAAAN encoded by the coding sequence ATGCCGTCAGCAGCCGAGCGCACACGAACTCTCGTACATAGTACCTGTTCAGCGGTGCTGCTCGTCCCCGGGCCGTACGGGGCCGACCCGGGTCAGCCGATGGTGTCGACCAGGAGCGTGGGCCCCGACGGGGATCTGTTCCTCGAACTCCCCGTGGATTCCCCGGCCGTACGGGCCGCGACGCACGCCGAGGGCGACGGGCCGAGCGCTGTGCTGGAGATCACGGACGTCGCCCCGGTCTCCTTGCCCCACCGCATCCGCGGACGCGCCCGGCTCTCCGGCCGGCTCACCGCTGTACCCGGGGTGCCGGGGCCCGGCCGGATGACGCTCCGGCTGGCGACGGGCGAGGCGTACGTCGACGATCTGTGGGGCGCCGAGGCGGTCGGGCCGGAGGAATTCCGGGACGCGGCGCCCGACCCGCTCGTCGGACACGAGGCGGAGCTGCTGCAGCATCTGCACGCGGCGCACGGCGAACAACTGGGTGCGTTGTGCGGACTGCTGGGCGAGCGGTCGGCCCGCCGCTGCGCGACCCACCGGCCCTCCGTCGTACCGCTCGCGCTGGACCGGTACGGGCTGCGGGTGCGCGTCTGCGAGGACCGGCGGCGGTGCTTCGACGCACGCTTCGAATTCCCCGAGCCGGTGCGCGACATCAGCGAACTGCGCCACGCCATGCACAGGCTCTTCGAGGCAGCGGCGAACTGA
- a CDS encoding replication-associated recombination protein A: MEPDLFTAAAEDRQEKDPSSSPLAVRMRPRTLDEVVGQQHLLKPGSPLRRLVGEGNGGPAGPSSVILWGPPGIGKTTLAYVVSKATNKRFVELSAITAGVKEVRAVIEGARRATGGYGKETVLFLDEIHRFSKAQQDSLLPAVENRWVTLIAATTENPYFSIISPLLSRSLLLTLESLTDDDLRGLLRRALSDERGLGGAVALPGDAEAHLLRIAGGDARRALTALEAAAGAALSKQEKEITLLTLEETVDRAAVKYDRDGDQHYDVASALIKSIRGSDVDAALHYLARMIEAGEDPRFIARRLMISASEDIGLADPTALPIAVAAAQAVAMIGFPEAALTLSHATIALALAPKSNAATLAIFAAQEDVRKGLAGPVPAHLRDGHYKGAAKLGHAQGYVYPHDVPGGIAAQQYAPDAVRDKHYYQPTRYGAEARYADVAERVRERLGRSGADGDASPSTA, from the coding sequence GTGGAGCCCGACCTTTTTACCGCAGCCGCCGAAGACCGCCAGGAGAAGGACCCGTCCAGCAGCCCCCTGGCTGTCCGGATGCGCCCCCGCACCCTCGACGAGGTCGTCGGACAGCAGCATCTGCTCAAGCCGGGCTCGCCGCTGCGCCGCCTCGTCGGCGAGGGGAACGGCGGGCCCGCAGGGCCCTCTTCGGTGATTCTCTGGGGCCCGCCCGGCATCGGGAAGACGACTCTCGCGTACGTGGTCAGCAAGGCCACCAACAAGCGCTTCGTCGAGCTCTCCGCGATCACCGCGGGCGTCAAGGAAGTACGGGCCGTCATCGAGGGCGCCCGCCGCGCCACCGGCGGCTACGGCAAGGAGACCGTCCTCTTCCTCGACGAGATCCACCGCTTCTCCAAGGCACAGCAGGACTCCCTGCTTCCGGCCGTGGAGAACCGCTGGGTGACCCTGATCGCCGCGACCACCGAGAATCCGTATTTCTCGATCATTTCGCCGCTGCTGTCGCGCTCGCTCCTGCTCACCCTGGAATCGCTCACCGACGACGATCTGCGCGGCCTGCTGCGGCGGGCCCTTTCGGACGAGCGCGGACTGGGCGGCGCGGTGGCGCTGCCGGGGGATGCCGAGGCGCATCTGCTGCGTATCGCGGGCGGCGACGCCCGTCGGGCGCTGACGGCGCTGGAGGCGGCGGCCGGAGCGGCGCTGTCCAAGCAGGAGAAGGAGATCACCCTCCTGACCCTGGAGGAAACGGTCGACCGCGCGGCCGTCAAGTACGACCGGGACGGCGACCAGCACTACGACGTGGCGAGCGCGCTCATCAAGTCGATCCGCGGTTCCGACGTCGATGCCGCGCTGCATTACCTTGCCCGGATGATCGAGGCGGGGGAGGACCCCCGGTTCATCGCCCGACGGCTGATGATCTCGGCCAGCGAGGACATCGGTCTCGCCGACCCCACGGCACTGCCCATCGCCGTCGCGGCCGCCCAGGCGGTCGCCATGATCGGATTCCCGGAGGCGGCGCTCACCCTGAGCCATGCCACGATCGCCCTGGCCCTCGCCCCCAAGTCCAATGCGGCGACGCTGGCGATCTTCGCCGCCCAGGAGGACGTACGGAAGGGCCTCGCGGGCCCCGTTCCGGCCCATCTGCGCGACGGCCACTACAAGGGCGCGGCCAAGCTGGGTCACGCCCAGGGCTATGTGTATCCGCACGACGTCCCCGGCGGCATCGCCGCCCAGCAGTACGCCCCGGACGCCGTCCGTGACAAGCACTACTACCAGCCCACGCGTTACGGCGCGGAGGCGCGTTACGCGGATGTGGCGGAGCGGGTCCGCGAACGCCTCGGCCGCTCGGGCGCCGACGGCGACGCGAGCCCGTCCACCGCCTGA